From Pelagicoccus enzymogenes:
CCGAGAAAGGAACGGCTCTCAGTCATAAAATCGACGCTTTCCATAGAGAGCAGAAAGAAGGCTTACCTGTATTTCTGTGTTCACTACGCAGCTCTCATTCTCATCGTTCCGACGGTTTTCACTCTCTTTATCTTCCTTCAGTTTGGGACACCAAACTTCAAGTATTACTTTCTAGTTGGATTCTTCCTTGCGATGGCCTCAACCGGATTCATCGCATCCTACTACGGAATCGTCGAGGGCCAAGAAATGGACTCAATGATTTGGGGAGAAGATGGATACAAAAAGAAGAATGACCCAAAGGAGAGATTGAAGCATCCTTTCTAAAATGACACCTTTCACCAAATAAAAGAATAGGTCCAAATCGGGTAGCCACGGGCATTAACTCCCGCGGCCCCCACACCACCCGGCATGCGGATCCGCACCGGGCGGTTCCCACACGCTATCGGGACGTATCCGGATAGTGAACACGGGTCCAGAGTTCCACCAGGGACGGAACCCCTTGTCCCTTGAGATAGCCTTTCGACAGGGCTTGGCTCACCCCTGGAGTCTTGGACATCTTCCAATGCCCCAGCCGGGTCACCGCGGTCTTGACCGCGGTCCGCAGATCGACCCCGAGGGACACGAGCTGCCTGACCCGGTTCGAGTGCGTCTTCCATTGCTTCCAGTAGCAGCAGCGCACGCGGCGCCGGATCCAGTGGTCCAGGCGCCTGGCCTCCTTGAAGGTCCGGCTGACGCCGTAGTAGCCCATCCAGCCGCGAACGTACTGGGCGAGCTTGAGCAGGCGGCGTTCCATGGACACGCTCCAGCTGCGGCACGTGTACTCGCGTATCCGGCGCTTGAACACGCCAAGCGACTTCTCGCTCCACACGATCTTCCCGCCGGTTCCGAAGGCGAAGCCGAGGAACTCCAGTTCCCTCGCCTTCACGACGCGGCTCTTCCCCTCGTTCACCTTCAGCTTGAGCCTGCGCTCGAGGAACTTCCTCACGCTCGCCATCACCCGCTCGCCAGCCCGAGGGCTCTTGACGAGTACGACGAAGTCGTCCGCGTAGCGGGCGAAGCGATGGCCGCGCGATTCGAGCTCCTTGTCGAGCTCGTCCAGGACCACGTTGGCCAGCAGCGGCGAAAGCGGACCGCCCTGAGGCACGCCCCCCCTCGTCGCATGCAGGCGCCCGTCGACCTGGACTCCCGCCCGGAGGTACTTGCCCACCAAGCGCAGGACGCGCCTGTCGCGGACCTTCCTCCCAAGGCTCGACATCAATATATCATGATCGACGCGGTCGAAGAACTTGGACAGGTCCAAGTCCACCGCCACGCGCCGACCCGACTTTATGGTGTCGCCAACTTGCTCGACCGCATGGCGCGCCGAGCGATTGGGACGGAAGCCGAAGCTGCTTTCGCTGAAGCCCGGATCCAATATCGGCCCCAGAACCCTCACGATCGCCTGCTGTATCACCCGGTCCAATACGGTCGGGATCCCCAGCAGCCTCTTGCCCCCGTCGGGCTTGCCTATCTCCGCGCGCAACGTCGGCGCGGGCTCGTACGAGCCCTCCGCCAGCCGCTCGCGCAGCCTGGGCCAAGCTTCGCGGAAGAGGCCGGGGAAGTCCTCAACGGACACTCCGTCCACCCCCGCCGCGCCCTTGTTGGCCCTCACCCGCTTCCACGCCCCGGACACGTTCTCCGCGTCCAGGATCGCTTCCATCAGGT
This genomic window contains:
- the ltrA gene encoding group II intron reverse transcriptase/maturase; the encoded protein is MEAILDAENVSGAWKRVRANKGAAGVDGVSVEDFPGLFREAWPRLRERLAEGSYEPAPTLRAEIGKPDGGKRLLGIPTVLDRVIQQAIVRVLGPILDPGFSESSFGFRPNRSARHAVEQVGDTIKSGRRVAVDLDLSKFFDRVDHDILMSSLGRKVRDRRVLRLVGKYLRAGVQVDGRLHATRGGVPQGGPLSPLLANVVLDELDKELESRGHRFARYADDFVVLVKSPRAGERVMASVRKFLERRLKLKVNEGKSRVVKARELEFLGFAFGTGGKIVWSEKSLGVFKRRIREYTCRSWSVSMERRLLKLAQYVRGWMGYYGVSRTFKEARRLDHWIRRRVRCCYWKQWKTHSNRVRQLVSLGVDLRTAVKTAVTRLGHWKMSKTPGVSQALSKGYLKGQGVPSLVELWTRVHYPDTSR